Proteins encoded by one window of Bacteroidia bacterium:
- a CDS encoding T9SS type A sorting domain-containing protein codes for MKNRLQIKSALVVLLSVIGILKLNAQCSYIPATTSATDTISYMFSGGSFQSYGCAPIDPTYWLSGNGITVTINYVNPQNFPKFRVWGMNNDDSAMVAVNGSYYPLNAATASYSAKVVCGISPGPDGIIFANGKVVGANNNQVGNYSYSDVQLNTTNVNTIVVTGISGAGWGFAGSAVYCPYVSGVSEEEDSKVSVYPNPASDLLMIEAENNNINTLLIYDVLGNICLEKTFTKKALINVSTFTHGIYFYELRGNKETFKYGKFLRQ; via the coding sequence ATGAAAAACAGATTACAAATTAAATCAGCATTAGTAGTTTTATTATCGGTAATAGGCATCTTAAAACTTAATGCCCAATGTAGCTATATTCCTGCAACAACATCGGCAACCGACACCATTTCTTATATGTTTTCTGGTGGCTCATTTCAAAGTTATGGTTGTGCACCTATTGACCCTACCTATTGGTTGTCGGGCAATGGAATTACAGTAACTATCAATTATGTGAACCCGCAGAATTTTCCTAAATTCAGAGTATGGGGTATGAATAATGATGACTCTGCAATGGTGGCCGTTAACGGAAGCTACTATCCGTTAAATGCAGCAACTGCATCATACAGTGCAAAAGTAGTGTGTGGCATTTCTCCGGGTCCTGACGGAATTATTTTTGCTAATGGAAAAGTTGTAGGTGCAAATAATAATCAGGTAGGAAATTATTCCTATTCGGACGTGCAGCTAAACACCACTAATGTGAATACCATAGTAGTAACAGGAATAAGCGGTGCAGGATGGGGCTTTGCCGGTTCAGCAGTTTATTGTCCTTACGTTTCAGGTGTTTCAGAAGAAGAGGATTCAAAAGTCAGTGTTTATCCGAATCCTGCTTCTGATTTATTAATGATTGAAGCGGAGAATAATAATATTAATACGTTATTAATTTACGATGTTTTAGGTAATATTTGTTTAGAAAAAACTTTTACCAAAAAAGCATTGATTAATGTTAGTACATTCACACATGGTATATATTTTTATGAGTTGAGAGGTAATAAGGAAACATTCAAATATGGAAAATTTTTAAGACAATAA
- a CDS encoding zf-TFIIB domain-containing protein — MKCPNCTTTDLIMSERQGVEIDYCPSCRGVWLDRGELDKIIDKASANDAGSTTYDKPKHFDSKYRKKHWLHDLFD, encoded by the coding sequence ATGAAATGTCCTAATTGTACAACAACAGACTTAATCATGTCAGAACGCCAGGGAGTAGAAATTGATTACTGCCCTTCATGCAGAGGTGTTTGGCTCGACAGAGGAGAGTTGGATAAAATTATTGATAAGGCTTCTGCTAATGATGCCGGCAGCACCACTTATGACAAGCCTAAACACTTCGATTCTAAATACAGAAAGAAACATTGGCTACACGATTTGTTTGATTAA
- a CDS encoding OmpA family protein yields the protein MNKKFLNLIGVITVITALASCVPARQYDEMKMRKATCDEENSKLRSENTNYSTQNKELTSSVADLRREKEKLETDTTTLGTAQRRLTSLYNELNDSYEKLLRNNDRMMKDKNDETKKVIGQLQMTQDELIKKQDELTTKEKKLNELTEELKKRESKVNELEAVLNKKDEDVNALRKAVSDALVGFENNGLTITKKNGKVYVSMEEKLLFASGSTVVDKKGEEALKELGKVLEKNKDINVLIEGHTDNVPISGGTMKDNWDLSVLRATSVVRILTKNSNIDPTRLTPAGRGPYLPVDTGNTAEARRKNRRIEIILTPKLDELFKVIGEN from the coding sequence ATGAACAAGAAATTTTTAAATCTAATAGGTGTGATTACAGTCATTACTGCATTGGCTTCATGTGTTCCGGCAAGACAATATGATGAGATGAAAATGAGAAAAGCTACCTGCGATGAGGAGAACAGCAAGCTACGTAGTGAAAACACCAATTATTCTACCCAAAATAAGGAGCTAACATCATCTGTTGCAGATTTAAGACGCGAAAAAGAAAAATTAGAAACAGACACCACTACCTTGGGTACTGCACAACGCAGACTCACATCACTTTACAATGAGTTGAACGACTCGTATGAAAAGCTGCTACGCAACAACGACAGGATGATGAAAGATAAGAATGATGAGACAAAAAAGGTAATTGGTCAGTTGCAAATGACACAGGATGAGCTGATAAAAAAACAGGATGAGCTGACTACAAAAGAGAAGAAGCTGAATGAATTGACCGAAGAACTTAAAAAACGCGAATCGAAAGTTAATGAACTTGAAGCTGTATTGAATAAGAAAGACGAAGATGTGAATGCATTGCGAAAAGCGGTGAGCGATGCCCTTGTTGGCTTTGAAAACAATGGACTTACCATCACTAAAAAGAATGGGAAAGTATATGTCAGCATGGAAGAGAAATTGTTGTTTGCTTCCGGAAGTACTGTGGTTGACAAAAAAGGTGAGGAAGCATTGAAGGAATTGGGCAAAGTGCTTGAAAAAAATAAAGACATCAACGTGTTGATTGAAGGTCATACTGACAATGTACCCATTTCCGGTGGAACTATGAAAGACAATTGGGATTTGAGTGTGTTGCGGGCGACAAGTGTGGTTCGTATTCTAACCAAAAATTCAAATATTGATCCGACACGATTAACCCCTGCCGGCAGAGGGCCTTATTTGCCTGTTGATACGGGAAACACTGCTGAAGCACGTAGAAAAAACAGACGCATAGAGATTATTTTAACTCCCAAATTAGACGAGCTATTTAAAGTCATTGGCGAAAACTAA
- a CDS encoding ComF family protein: protein MIKDFFKLFFPDNCPGCGQSFLRGEKYVCLQCLYGLHKTQYHNDPENPIAKNFWGKTDFVAVTAVYFFQKGQVLQRLLHQLKYNGCKEIGLMLGKQMAIELFQASAFRDADIIIPVPLHPGKFLQRGFNQSEMIALGMAEYWQKEVHTESLKRKKYTQSQTHKARYERFENTESVFELDDIKPYEGKHVLLVDDVISTGSTIISCAEAFSGISGCKISMASVAAPHR from the coding sequence GTGATAAAAGATTTCTTTAAGTTGTTTTTTCCTGACAATTGTCCGGGCTGTGGACAAAGCTTTTTGAGAGGTGAAAAGTATGTTTGCCTGCAATGTTTGTATGGGCTTCATAAAACACAGTATCATAATGACCCTGAAAATCCCATTGCAAAAAATTTCTGGGGTAAGACGGATTTTGTAGCTGTCACAGCAGTTTATTTTTTTCAGAAAGGTCAGGTCCTACAGCGACTATTACATCAGCTCAAATACAATGGATGCAAAGAAATAGGCTTGATGTTAGGCAAGCAAATGGCCATAGAATTGTTTCAGGCTTCAGCATTCAGGGATGCAGATATTATTATTCCTGTCCCGCTTCACCCCGGAAAATTTTTGCAAAGAGGCTTCAATCAAAGTGAGATGATTGCTCTTGGTATGGCTGAATATTGGCAGAAAGAGGTTCATACAGAATCCTTAAAACGAAAAAAATATACACAATCGCAAACACATAAAGCCCGCTATGAAAGGTTTGAAAATACAGAAAGTGTATTTGAGCTTGACGATATAAAACCTTATGAAGGCAAACATGTTTTGTTAGTTGACGATGTAATCTCTACAGGCTCAACCATCATTTCATGTGCAGAAGCATTTTCAGGAATTAGCGGTTGTAAAATATCCATGGCTTCTGTTGCTGCACCTCATCGTTGA
- a CDS encoding GAF domain-containing protein: MSESIVIDSALSKQEKYAQLLPQAEALIKGEIDAVANAANLCAMLKQVFDFFWIGIYFVKQHKGKQQLVLGPFQGPVACTRIELGKGVCGTAWQQKKTIVVPDVDKFEGHIVCSSHSRSEIVVPVLQQDDVVAVIDVDSEQLNHFDETDKYYLEKISSLYSETFSYAAE, encoded by the coding sequence ATGTCGGAGTCCATAGTTATTGATAGTGCACTAAGCAAGCAAGAAAAGTATGCACAGCTTTTACCTCAGGCAGAAGCATTGATTAAGGGAGAGATTGATGCTGTTGCCAATGCAGCTAATTTATGTGCCATGCTCAAGCAGGTTTTTGATTTTTTTTGGATAGGGATTTATTTTGTGAAACAGCATAAAGGAAAACAACAGTTGGTATTAGGCCCTTTTCAGGGGCCTGTTGCCTGTACACGTATTGAACTAGGAAAAGGAGTTTGCGGTACAGCATGGCAACAGAAGAAAACTATTGTAGTGCCTGATGTAGATAAATTTGAAGGACATATTGTATGTAGTTCACACAGTCGGTCTGAAATAGTAGTTCCTGTTCTGCAGCAAGATGATGTTGTTGCTGTAATAGACGTTGACAGTGAACAATTGAATCATTTTGATGAAACAGATAAATATTACCTTGAAAAAATAAGCTCACTTTATTCAGAAACATTTTCCTATGCCGCTGAATAA
- a CDS encoding Ig-like domain-containing domain: protein MPLNKKISLKNTFLWSAVLLLLGACASVVAPTGGKKDETAPKLKEVVPPEQTVNFSSEKVVFTFDEYIQLLDKDKQLVISPIIEPAPTFEVKGKKLTITFKKKLKDNTTYTINFGNAVADLHESNPLAGFRYVFSTGTYVDTLFVRGNVVFAENLKSEKGILVMLYTSEDDSLPYNNMPAYFTRTDESGNFSIKNIAHGPYKIFALKDADNNYKYNQSDEWIAFDKTPVIGGDSTPVNLRMFKEVDKKIFVKESKTINAYAFSVLMNKPVGVLNIEPVQMSDNIKLIDRSKTNDTLVVWLKDSINDSLHYKLLSENSWTDTLTISKPVKSLRGQIKQTVSLLSGTNIYPGNDVLFKTIIPVAAVSKEKAMLMRDSTASQPFEMTFSDSASTTITIKAATAEKNNWKLSLLPGALTDIYGNKNDTAFLNFHTNSYTDYGSIKIKVDGLSGSNYILQLVDEKDMVISEKNISGNGSYLFEKMLPAKCKVRIINDADGNKVFTTGNYLLKQLPELVYYYKETLTLRANWDIEISWSIKELKQ, encoded by the coding sequence ATGCCGCTGAATAAAAAAATTTCTTTAAAAAATACGTTTTTATGGTCTGCTGTACTTCTTTTATTAGGGGCATGTGCTTCTGTTGTTGCACCTACAGGTGGTAAAAAAGATGAAACAGCTCCAAAGTTAAAAGAGGTAGTTCCTCCAGAGCAAACAGTGAATTTTAGCAGTGAAAAAGTGGTCTTTACTTTTGATGAGTACATTCAGTTGCTTGACAAAGACAAGCAGTTGGTAATATCTCCTATTATCGAACCTGCACCAACTTTTGAGGTTAAAGGCAAAAAGCTGACTATAACCTTTAAGAAAAAATTGAAAGACAATACTACTTATACAATCAACTTCGGCAATGCCGTTGCCGACTTGCATGAGTCAAATCCATTAGCAGGATTCAGATATGTTTTTTCTACAGGTACCTATGTAGATACACTTTTTGTTAGAGGAAATGTTGTGTTTGCAGAGAATCTAAAAAGCGAAAAAGGAATTCTTGTTATGCTTTACACCTCAGAAGATGACTCGCTACCCTATAACAACATGCCAGCTTATTTTACCAGAACAGATGAAAGTGGTAATTTTTCAATAAAAAATATCGCTCACGGCCCATATAAAATCTTCGCACTCAAGGATGCAGACAATAATTATAAATACAATCAGTCTGATGAATGGATTGCCTTTGATAAAACACCTGTAATTGGGGGCGACTCAACACCGGTAAACTTAAGGATGTTTAAAGAAGTCGATAAGAAGATTTTTGTTAAAGAATCAAAAACAATTAACGCTTATGCATTTAGTGTTTTGATGAACAAACCTGTTGGAGTTTTAAATATTGAGCCTGTTCAAATGTCAGATAACATCAAATTAATAGACCGTAGTAAAACAAATGATACTTTGGTGGTGTGGTTGAAAGATTCTATCAACGATTCGTTGCATTATAAACTATTAAGTGAGAACAGTTGGACAGATACATTGACAATATCAAAACCGGTAAAGTCTCTCAGAGGTCAGATAAAACAAACTGTTAGTTTACTTTCAGGTACAAATATTTATCCGGGAAATGATGTGTTATTTAAAACAATTATTCCTGTTGCAGCAGTGAGTAAAGAAAAAGCTATGTTGATGCGTGACAGCACTGCATCACAACCATTTGAAATGACTTTTTCTGATTCTGCATCAACTACCATAACCATTAAAGCAGCAACTGCAGAAAAGAATAACTGGAAATTATCTTTGCTGCCCGGGGCTTTAACAGATATTTATGGCAACAAGAATGATACTGCTTTTCTAAACTTTCATACCAATTCATATACCGATTATGGAAGCATAAAAATAAAAGTAGATGGATTATCCGGATCAAACTATATACTTCAATTGGTTGACGAAAAAGACATGGTCATTTCCGAAAAAAATATTAGTGGTAATGGAAGTTACCTATTTGAAAAAATGCTTCCTGCAAAATGTAAGGTGCGTATTATAAATGATGCCGATGGTAACAAAGTTTTTACAACAGGAAATTATCTTTTAAAACAATTGCCCGAGCTTGTTTATTATTATAAAGAAACACTAACACTACGAGCTAATTGGGATATTGAAATAAGTTGGAGTATTAAAGAATTAAAACAATGA
- a CDS encoding RidA family protein, with amino-acid sequence MTEQQRIDSGKAPEPVGLYPHARRVGNLLFLSGVGPREKGSKKIPGVEQDVSGNIVQYDIAAQCHAVFKNVRYILEDSGSSWDKIIDITVFLTNMKDDFPIYNKLWAEYFKDNPPCRTTVEINCLPTPIAIELKVIATI; translated from the coding sequence ATGACAGAACAACAACGAATAGATTCAGGGAAAGCACCGGAACCGGTAGGACTTTATCCACATGCAAGGCGTGTAGGAAATTTATTGTTTTTATCAGGTGTAGGTCCTCGCGAAAAAGGCAGCAAAAAAATTCCCGGAGTGGAGCAGGATGTATCCGGAAATATTGTGCAATATGATATAGCAGCACAATGTCATGCTGTATTTAAAAATGTAAGATATATACTGGAAGACTCGGGCAGCAGTTGGGATAAGATAATTGATATAACTGTTTTTCTGACAAACATGAAAGATGATTTTCCTATTTACAATAAACTATGGGCAGAATATTTTAAAGATAATCCACCATGTCGTACAACAGTGGAGATAAATTGTCTGCCAACACCAATAGCTATTGAGTTGAAAGTTATAGCAACCATCTGA
- a CDS encoding NAD-dependent epimerase/dehydratase family protein, with protein MYLITGASGLVGSQLAFDLISMGKPVKILMRKTSSTALIKRKFKSTPHLFDKIQIVFGDVLDIFSIEDALQDCTHVFHCAAMVSFNPQKRKEMYKVNAEGTANVVNACLEKANIKLGFVSSVATLGRGTQQMINENDWFNQNEKNSFYAISKYAAEREVWRGITEGLDAVIINPSVILGDGNWRSDSSSLFNTIYRGLKFYTQGVSGFVDVKDVSRSLISLTESKISGERFIISSENKTYEWLFKTMAKSLNINPPTIKAGIFLSQLAWRLEWVKSVFTGKPSLITNETAYTSQQIYNYDNSKIIGKLDYHFIPVEETVERVCKLFIAQKQ; from the coding sequence ATGTATCTTATTACAGGTGCTTCCGGCTTGGTTGGCTCACAGCTTGCCTTTGATTTGATTTCAATGGGCAAACCTGTTAAGATACTGATGCGAAAAACTTCTTCCACAGCATTAATCAAAAGAAAGTTTAAGTCAACACCTCATCTTTTCGATAAAATCCAAATTGTTTTCGGTGATGTGCTGGATATTTTCAGTATTGAAGATGCATTGCAGGATTGCACTCATGTGTTTCACTGTGCAGCAATGGTATCTTTTAATCCGCAAAAGCGGAAAGAAATGTATAAAGTAAATGCTGAAGGAACAGCAAACGTGGTCAATGCCTGTTTGGAAAAAGCAAATATTAAGTTGGGTTTTGTAAGCTCGGTTGCAACATTAGGTCGTGGCACACAGCAGATGATAAATGAAAACGACTGGTTTAATCAAAATGAAAAAAATAGCTTTTACGCAATAAGTAAATATGCGGCAGAAAGAGAAGTGTGGCGTGGCATAACGGAAGGATTAGATGCAGTCATCATTAATCCGTCAGTAATATTAGGTGACGGTAACTGGCGGTCAGATTCCTCATCATTGTTTAACACCATATACAGAGGATTGAAATTTTATACACAAGGTGTTTCAGGTTTTGTTGATGTGAAAGACGTTAGTCGCAGTTTGATAAGTCTGACTGAAAGTAAAATATCCGGAGAGCGTTTTATAATATCATCAGAAAATAAAACTTACGAATGGTTATTTAAAACAATGGCAAAGAGCCTGAATATAAATCCACCAACCATTAAAGCAGGAATATTTCTTTCTCAATTGGCCTGGCGACTAGAATGGGTTAAATCTGTGTTTACCGGTAAACCATCTTTAATAACCAATGAAACTGCCTATACGTCACAACAGATTTACAATTACGATAACAGTAAAATAATTGGAAAACTCGATTATCATTTTATTCCTGTTGAGGAAACTGTAGAGCGGGTTTGTAAATTGTTTATCGCACAAAAGCAATAA
- a CDS encoding DinB family protein, with amino-acid sequence MSENLLLRYANYNKWANQRITNAIVSAGEAAADIEMKSSFSTVRKTIYHIYDSQHTWIMRIQNKPYSWPPSKDFKGNLMEFSKLLTESSQDWINYIDNLNNQDLKKIISYKNTKGIDHQTPLEEIIMHCFNHSTYHRGQLVTMLRQVGLNSFEPMDFIAFVR; translated from the coding sequence ATGAGTGAAAATTTATTGCTCCGATACGCCAATTATAACAAATGGGCTAACCAAAGAATTACCAATGCCATTGTGAGTGCAGGAGAAGCTGCTGCAGATATAGAAATGAAAAGCAGTTTCAGCACGGTGCGAAAAACAATTTATCATATCTATGATTCACAGCACACCTGGATAATGCGTATTCAAAACAAGCCCTATTCGTGGCCACCAAGTAAAGATTTTAAAGGCAACTTAATGGAGTTTTCAAAGCTTTTAACAGAAAGCTCTCAGGATTGGATAAACTATATTGATAATCTGAATAATCAGGATCTCAAAAAAATTATTTCCTATAAAAACACTAAGGGGATAGATCATCAAACACCATTGGAAGAAATTATCATGCATTGTTTTAATCACAGCACATACCATCGTGGTCAGTTAGTAACCATGCTTCGACAGGTTGGATTAAACTCTTTTGAGCCTATGGATTTTATTGCTTTTGTGCGATAA
- a CDS encoding DinB family protein: MIIKPPSPQQLSEYYRGYLKYLPEEDMLLTLKTATDEMENMLEQIPISKETFSYAPGKWMLKEVVGHLCDTERILTYRALCFARNDKTSLPGFDENEYVTNGNFKTRSMQSIGIEYLIVREASLALFNSLDEADFDKTGTANQTNYSVRHMLYFCIVHQRHHFNIIRERYYQ; the protein is encoded by the coding sequence ATGATTATCAAACCACCATCACCGCAACAACTTTCGGAATATTATCGAGGTTACTTAAAATATCTTCCGGAAGAAGACATGCTGTTAACACTAAAAACAGCGACTGATGAAATGGAAAATATGCTGGAGCAAATTCCAATCAGTAAGGAAACGTTTAGTTATGCACCCGGAAAATGGATGTTGAAAGAAGTTGTAGGTCATCTGTGTGATACGGAAAGAATTTTAACTTATCGTGCTTTATGTTTTGCACGCAACGACAAAACTTCGTTGCCGGGTTTTGATGAAAATGAATATGTGACAAACGGAAATTTTAAAACCAGGTCAATGCAAAGCATAGGCATTGAATATCTAATTGTACGTGAAGCTTCGTTGGCATTATTTAATTCGCTTGACGAGGCCGATTTTGATAAAACAGGAACAGCCAATCAAACCAATTATTCTGTAAGACACATGCTTTATTTCTGCATTGTGCATCAACGTCATCATTTTAATATAATACGTGAAAGGTATTATCAATAG
- a CDS encoding HAMP domain-containing sensor histidine kinase → MNIYTQKQQWKLLLLASAILIGLLSLWYTNNLVKKLSEEERKKVQLWAEASKQLANISVEAGDISFSLMVLQDNNTVPAILTDENGNVLSHINLDTAKVNDNQYVQEMLLQMKKRHEPIEISFANNQKNYIYYEDSGLLYQLRYYPYFQLAIIALFLLVSYLAFSTSRKAEQNQVWVGMAKETAHQLGTPLSSLMAWIEYFKSTAQDQNHVAELEKDVARLNTITERFSKIGSAPVLRKEDVYSVIENAISYIRSRTSSKVIFSLNTAQPHQVLAPLNIPLFEWVLENLIKNAVDAMDGEGKIDVLITDQLQFIYIDISDSGKGIPKSKFKTVFKPGYTSKTRGWGLGLSLSKRIVEEYHNGHIFVKNSEPQKGTTFRIVLKKQV, encoded by the coding sequence GTGAATATTTACACACAAAAACAACAATGGAAGCTTTTGCTTTTAGCCTCGGCTATACTCATAGGACTATTGTCTTTGTGGTACACCAATAATCTGGTAAAAAAGTTAAGCGAAGAAGAACGTAAAAAAGTTCAACTTTGGGCAGAAGCATCCAAGCAACTTGCCAATATTTCTGTAGAAGCCGGTGATATCAGTTTTTCTTTAATGGTTTTACAGGATAATAACACTGTGCCTGCTATTTTAACTGATGAAAACGGAAATGTTTTGTCGCACATTAATCTTGATACAGCAAAAGTCAATGACAATCAATATGTTCAGGAAATGCTCCTGCAAATGAAAAAAAGACATGAGCCTATTGAAATCTCTTTTGCCAACAATCAGAAAAACTATATTTATTACGAAGACTCCGGTTTGTTATATCAACTGCGTTACTACCCGTATTTTCAATTAGCAATAATTGCCTTGTTTTTATTGGTAAGCTACTTGGCATTCAGCACCTCACGCAAAGCAGAACAAAATCAGGTTTGGGTTGGTATGGCTAAAGAAACTGCACATCAGTTGGGGACACCCTTAAGCAGCCTTATGGCCTGGATTGAATATTTTAAGTCAACGGCACAAGATCAGAATCATGTGGCAGAGCTTGAAAAAGATGTTGCAAGGTTAAATACCATAACCGAACGTTTTTCAAAAATCGGGTCAGCACCGGTGCTTCGTAAAGAGGATGTTTATTCGGTTATTGAAAATGCTATTTCCTACATACGTTCACGTACATCAAGTAAGGTGATTTTTAGTCTAAACACTGCACAGCCACATCAGGTTCTTGCTCCTTTAAATATTCCTTTATTTGAGTGGGTGCTGGAAAATCTTATTAAAAATGCTGTGGATGCTATGGATGGAGAAGGAAAAATTGATGTTCTGATTACCGATCAGCTACAGTTTATATATATAGATATTTCTGATAGTGGCAAAGGTATTCCCAAATCAAAATTTAAAACTGTTTTTAAGCCCGGTTACACTTCTAAGACCCGTGGATGGGGATTAGGTCTTTCTTTGAGTAAAAGAATTGTTGAAGAGTATCACAACGGACACATTTTTGTAAAAAACTCTGAACCTCAAAAAGGAACAACGTTCCGTATTGTTCTAAAAAAACAGGTTTAG
- a CDS encoding sigma-70 family RNA polymerase sigma factor produces the protein MLNEQIIQGCKDRQGKAQRQLYELVAGRMMGICLRYSKDDEEAKDLLQEGFIKVFQQIDAFRGEGSFEGWIKKIFINTALESIRKKKLLTQPLDDEEDASDNFLIQENKLEAKELLQMIRKLPDGYRVVFNLYAIEGFNHKEIAQQLNITEGTSKSQYARARQFLQKMLTEEKVK, from the coding sequence ATGCTCAATGAACAAATCATACAAGGTTGTAAAGACAGACAAGGCAAGGCGCAACGTCAGCTTTATGAACTTGTGGCAGGACGAATGATGGGAATTTGCCTCCGTTATTCCAAAGATGATGAAGAGGCCAAAGACTTGTTGCAGGAAGGGTTCATTAAAGTGTTTCAGCAGATTGACGCCTTTAGAGGCGAGGGTTCTTTTGAAGGTTGGATTAAAAAAATCTTTATCAACACTGCGTTAGAGAGTATAAGAAAAAAAAAATTACTTACACAACCGCTGGATGATGAAGAAGATGCAAGTGACAATTTTCTGATTCAGGAAAATAAATTAGAAGCCAAGGAGTTGCTTCAGATGATTAGAAAGTTGCCTGATGGATACAGAGTGGTTTTTAACCTTTATGCTATAGAAGGTTTTAACCACAAAGAAATTGCACAGCAGTTGAATATTACAGAAGGAACCTCAAAGTCGCAGTATGCCAGGGCAAGACAATTTTTGCAGAAAATGCTGACAGAAGAAAAAGTAAAATAA
- a CDS encoding gliding motility-associated C-terminal domain-containing protein, with the protein MKEVKNIEQIFKDAFSNFEAPVDSSLWQGIEKSLPANPAPPSKVSFLAKQAAYLKITGAVIAVATAVTAVLYFSNKNEEGIVQNVTRINNETTKAVEPAKQKIEELNTEKASNTEKINSSEELKTKKPATVEPVKADQSNNVEENKSVQINALPSSKEEAMIPQPQTDKQIIYSPKTNTTAEPIKDTEVKKTEMKKPEAKTSVSSEGKILPLPGLGNMVFTPNGDGIGDWFEFDDSNLSELSVKIYSLKGYKLVSEWHTHGGRWDGNLQNGNPAEEGIYLVMIQAKGMDQTNYKSTIKLQLRRN; encoded by the coding sequence ATGAAAGAAGTTAAAAACATAGAACAGATATTTAAAGATGCGTTCAGCAACTTTGAAGCACCTGTTGATTCTTCTTTATGGCAAGGAATAGAAAAATCGCTGCCTGCAAATCCTGCTCCGCCATCTAAGGTTTCATTTTTGGCAAAACAGGCAGCATATCTCAAAATTACAGGAGCAGTTATTGCTGTTGCAACGGCAGTTACAGCGGTGTTGTATTTTTCAAATAAGAATGAAGAGGGTATTGTACAAAACGTAACACGTATAAATAACGAAACCACTAAAGCAGTTGAACCGGCAAAACAAAAAATTGAGGAGCTAAATACTGAAAAAGCCTCGAATACAGAAAAAATAAATTCTTCAGAAGAGCTAAAAACAAAAAAACCAGCAACAGTTGAGCCTGTTAAGGCTGATCAGTCAAATAATGTTGAAGAAAATAAATCTGTTCAGATTAATGCGCTACCGTCTTCGAAAGAGGAAGCTATGATACCGCAGCCACAGACAGATAAACAAATTATATATAGTCCCAAGACCAATACAACTGCTGAGCCAATAAAAGACACTGAGGTTAAGAAAACAGAAATGAAGAAGCCCGAAGCCAAAACATCAGTTAGTTCAGAAGGTAAAATATTACCTTTGCCCGGCCTTGGCAATATGGTTTTTACACCAAATGGCGATGGCATAGGCGATTGGTTTGAATTTGATGACAGCAATTTGAGCGAATTGTCAGTTAAGATTTATTCCCTGAAGGGATATAAATTGGTGAGTGAGTGGCACACACATGGTGGACGTTGGGATGGTAATCTTCAAAACGGAAATCCTGCCGAAGAAGGAATTTATTTAGTGATGATTCAGGCAAAAGGAATGGATCAGACAAATTATAAAAGCACAATAAAGCTGCAATTAAGAAGAAATTAA